A part of Saccharomonospora amisosensis genomic DNA contains:
- a CDS encoding universal stress protein codes for MAAYQTIVVGTDGSDSSLAAVDRAAAVAADSGATLVIACAYYPASQDEVDRAQEVLRDEAYQVVGSTPAEDTLQTARDRAVKAGAARIETVPVRGEPVESLRKVARDRSADLLVVGNRGLNTLAGRILGSVPSEVARKSGVDVLIVHTT; via the coding sequence ATGGCCGCCTATCAGACCATCGTCGTCGGTACCGATGGTTCCGATTCCTCGCTGGCCGCCGTCGACCGCGCCGCCGCCGTGGCCGCCGACTCCGGCGCGACGCTGGTGATCGCGTGCGCCTACTACCCAGCAAGCCAGGACGAGGTCGACAGGGCACAGGAAGTGCTGCGCGACGAGGCATACCAGGTCGTCGGCTCAACCCCCGCCGAGGACACGCTGCAGACCGCCCGCGACCGCGCGGTGAAGGCGGGCGCGGCCCGCATCGAGACGGTCCCGGTACGCGGCGAACCCGTGGAGTCGCTTCGCAAGGTGGCTCGAGACCGCTCGGCGGACCTGCTCGTGGTCGGCAACCGCGGACTCAACACCCTCGCAGGCCGCATCCTCGGCTCGGTTCCCTCCGAGGTCGCGCGCAAGTCCGGCGTCGACGTGCTGATCGTGCACACCACCTGA
- a CDS encoding adenylate/guanylate cyclase domain-containing protein, whose amino-acid sequence MTDHSLQRRLEGMLLGGERKYTRLEVAQRAGVAQERSRKLWQALGFASVGDDEVVFTDADVEAVRTTDRLIGTGLLHRDLETAVARTVGLHLSRLAEWQSQLLWSLIEQHPELAADEQQLVDLVRRLLPELERVQNFVWRRHLAAYAGRALAADEDLESRAQVVGFVDMVGYTRMTRRVDEAELGEVLERFEALATELIAEHRGRVVKMIGDEVLFVSDSPVEAAEVALSLAERTSADERLPPVRAGLAAGRVLSRFGDVYGSVVNLASRLTSMARPGTVLVDRELATELARVPEYELRTRRPVSVRGYNRVRSAALRRARDLAATSRAAAPDERSPSDP is encoded by the coding sequence ATGACGGACCACTCGCTCCAACGGCGGCTCGAAGGCATGCTGCTCGGCGGCGAGCGCAAATACACCCGCCTGGAGGTCGCGCAGCGGGCAGGCGTTGCGCAGGAGCGATCGCGCAAGTTGTGGCAGGCGCTGGGCTTCGCCTCGGTCGGTGACGACGAGGTGGTGTTCACCGACGCCGACGTGGAAGCCGTGCGCACGACCGACCGGCTGATCGGTACCGGGCTGCTGCATCGCGACCTGGAAACGGCCGTGGCCAGAACCGTCGGGCTGCACCTTTCGCGGTTGGCCGAGTGGCAGTCGCAGCTGCTGTGGTCACTGATCGAGCAGCACCCGGAACTGGCCGCCGACGAGCAACAACTCGTCGATCTGGTGCGGCGACTGCTGCCCGAGCTGGAACGGGTGCAGAACTTCGTCTGGCGCAGACACCTGGCCGCCTACGCGGGACGCGCGCTCGCCGCGGACGAGGACCTGGAGTCGCGCGCCCAGGTGGTCGGGTTCGTCGACATGGTCGGCTACACCCGGATGACCCGGCGGGTCGACGAGGCGGAGCTGGGCGAGGTGTTGGAGCGTTTCGAGGCACTGGCCACCGAGCTGATCGCCGAACACCGCGGGCGAGTGGTGAAGATGATCGGCGACGAGGTGCTGTTCGTGAGTGACTCCCCCGTTGAAGCCGCCGAGGTCGCGCTGTCGCTGGCAGAGCGCACCAGCGCGGACGAGCGGTTACCGCCGGTACGGGCCGGGCTCGCGGCCGGTCGGGTGCTCAGCAGGTTCGGCGACGTCTACGGGTCCGTGGTCAACCTGGCGAGCAGGCTGACCTCCATGGCACGCCCCGGGACGGTGCTCGTGGACCGGGAGCTGGCCACCGAGTTGGCGCGGGTGCCGGAGTACGAGCTACGCACCCGCCGCCCGGTTTCGGTGCGCGGCTACAACCGGGTGCGCTCGGCCGCGCTGCGCAGGGCGCGCGACCTCGCCGCTACCTCGCGCGCTGCCGCTCCCGACGAACGGTCGCCTTCCGACCCTTGA
- a CDS encoding SPW repeat protein, which yields MARTSVRPWTRPHDWAEVVLGVVLAVSPLWFDTNTAALWTMIVLGALIALDGLASLARPGMVYGEGIQIVLGALAFISPWVMGYTELTGAAWTSWIVGALTVIAGAAALPVANAAHRTAGQH from the coding sequence ATGGCTCGGACATCGGTACGTCCTTGGACGCGGCCACACGACTGGGCGGAAGTCGTGCTCGGTGTTGTGTTGGCTGTCTCTCCGCTGTGGTTCGACACCAATACGGCGGCGTTGTGGACGATGATCGTTCTCGGTGCGCTGATCGCGCTCGACGGGCTCGCCTCGCTGGCGAGGCCGGGCATGGTCTACGGGGAGGGCATCCAGATCGTGCTGGGCGCGCTGGCCTTCATCTCCCCGTGGGTGATGGGTTACACCGAGCTGACCGGCGCCGCGTGGACGTCGTGGATCGTCGGCGCGTTGACGGTGATCGCAGGCGCCGCGGCGCTCCCCGTCGCCAACGCCGCACACCGCACGGCCGGACAGCACTGA
- a CDS encoding DivIVA domain-containing protein encodes MSLGEERELVPLGAGFDFEKRGYSRAQVDEHLERLDADIKMLVSDRDAAISQAGDLARQLEAARIEIDDLRGQVERLAQPPTTIEGLSERLQRMLRLAQEEASDTKARAEAEAGHIRAKAESDASSMRARYEQLLTELSERRREMEAEHRKVLEDARAEANRITAAAQAERERLDKEAEQRRARVEEDFEIAMATRRTESMRELAEQEAASKAEADRRVREATEEAAAIRAEVADEQAKANAEIERRRRESIEDANRRKQDSISEANARVAEASEEATRRVREATEEADRLVGEATEKVETLRALRAKIAEQVRAARAVLADAESALGIDRPTAEGAGAEEDGARDGTGPQQREAATAGAKPTRE; translated from the coding sequence ATGAGCCTTGGCGAGGAACGGGAGCTCGTGCCGCTGGGAGCCGGCTTCGACTTCGAGAAGCGCGGGTACAGCCGCGCTCAGGTCGACGAGCATCTGGAACGGCTGGACGCCGACATCAAGATGCTTGTGTCCGATCGCGACGCTGCCATCTCGCAGGCGGGCGATCTGGCGAGGCAGCTCGAGGCCGCGCGCATCGAGATCGACGACCTGCGAGGGCAGGTGGAACGACTCGCCCAGCCGCCCACCACGATCGAGGGTCTTTCCGAGCGCCTGCAACGAATGTTGCGGCTGGCGCAGGAAGAGGCAAGTGACACCAAAGCACGCGCGGAGGCCGAAGCCGGACATATCCGGGCAAAGGCCGAATCCGACGCCAGCTCCATGCGGGCCAGGTACGAGCAGCTACTGACAGAGCTGTCCGAACGCCGCAGAGAGATGGAGGCCGAGCATCGCAAGGTGCTCGAGGACGCGCGGGCTGAGGCCAACCGCATCACCGCGGCCGCGCAGGCCGAACGCGAACGCCTCGACAAGGAGGCCGAGCAGCGACGGGCTCGGGTCGAGGAAGACTTCGAGATCGCGATGGCGACGCGGCGCACCGAGTCGATGCGTGAGCTCGCCGAGCAGGAGGCGGCGAGCAAGGCGGAGGCCGACCGCAGGGTGCGCGAGGCCACCGAGGAGGCCGCCGCGATCAGGGCCGAGGTGGCCGATGAACAGGCCAAGGCCAACGCCGAGATCGAGCGACGGCGCAGGGAGTCGATCGAGGACGCCAACCGCCGCAAGCAGGACTCGATCAGCGAGGCCAACGCACGTGTCGCCGAAGCTTCCGAAGAGGCGACCCGCCGCGTCCGGGAAGCGACCGAGGAGGCCGACCGCCTTGTCGGCGAGGCCACCGAGAAAGTGGAGACACTGCGGGCACTGCGCGCCAAGATCGCGGAGCAGGTGCGGGCAGCCCGCGCCGTGCTGGCCGACGCCGAGTCGGCGCTGGGTATCGACCGGCCCACCGCCGAGGGCGCGGGCGCCGAGGAGGACGGTGCACGTGACGGTACCGGGCCCCAACAGCGAGAGGCAGCCACCGCGGGCGCGAAACCAACTCGTGAGTAG
- the ccrA gene encoding crotonyl-CoA carboxylase/reductase encodes MANALTEIQQAILAGDLDAVAGLPMPRSYRGVTVHAEDVEMFDGLPSKEKDPRKSLHIDEVDVPELGPGEALVAVMASAINYNTVWTSIFEPLPTFKFLQRYGKLSELAKRHDLPYHVVGSDLSGVVLRTGPGVHKWRPGQEVVAHCLNVELEGPEGHDDTMLDTEQRIWGFETNFGGLAEIALVKANQLMPKPKHLTWEEAASPGLVNSTAYRQLVSRNGADMKQGDVVLIWGASGGLGSYATQYALNGGAIPVCVVSSLEKAQLCRRMGAELVIDRNAEGYRFWKDEQTPDPKEWQRFGARIRELTGGEDPDIVFEHPGRETFGASVYAARKGGTIVTCASTSGYLHTYDNRYLWMNLKRIIGSHFANYRESWEANRLIDKGHIHPTLSKTYPLTQTGQAAFDVHKNLHQGKVGVLCLAPEEGLGVRDEEKRARHLDRIRTFRGV; translated from the coding sequence ATGGCCAACGCACTCACCGAGATCCAGCAGGCCATCCTGGCAGGAGACCTCGACGCCGTCGCGGGCCTGCCGATGCCGCGGTCCTACCGGGGCGTCACCGTGCACGCCGAGGACGTCGAGATGTTCGACGGACTGCCGAGCAAGGAGAAGGACCCGCGAAAGTCACTGCACATCGACGAGGTGGACGTGCCGGAACTGGGCCCGGGCGAGGCCCTGGTCGCGGTTATGGCCAGCGCGATCAACTACAACACGGTGTGGACCTCGATCTTCGAGCCGCTGCCCACGTTCAAGTTCCTGCAGCGCTACGGCAAGCTCTCCGAACTCGCCAAGCGCCACGACCTGCCCTACCACGTCGTCGGTTCCGATCTGTCCGGCGTGGTGCTGCGTACCGGGCCGGGCGTCCACAAGTGGCGACCGGGCCAGGAGGTGGTGGCCCACTGCCTGAACGTGGAACTGGAGGGCCCGGAGGGCCACGACGACACGATGCTCGACACCGAGCAGCGCATCTGGGGTTTCGAAACCAACTTCGGAGGCCTTGCCGAGATCGCCCTGGTGAAGGCGAACCAGTTGATGCCCAAGCCCAAGCACCTGACCTGGGAGGAGGCGGCCAGCCCTGGTCTGGTCAACTCCACCGCCTACCGGCAACTGGTTTCCCGCAACGGCGCGGACATGAAGCAGGGTGACGTCGTGCTGATCTGGGGAGCCTCCGGCGGGCTGGGTTCCTACGCCACCCAGTACGCGTTGAACGGTGGAGCCATCCCGGTGTGCGTGGTGTCAAGCCTGGAGAAGGCGCAGCTGTGTAGGCGGATGGGTGCCGAACTGGTCATCGACCGTAATGCGGAGGGTTACCGGTTCTGGAAGGACGAGCAGACCCCGGACCCCAAGGAGTGGCAGCGGTTCGGCGCGCGCATCCGCGAGCTGACCGGAGGCGAGGACCCCGACATCGTGTTCGAGCATCCCGGAAGGGAAACCTTCGGCGCTTCGGTGTATGCCGCACGTAAGGGCGGCACGATCGTGACGTGCGCGTCGACCTCCGGCTACCTGCACACCTACGACAACAGGTACCTGTGGATGAACCTCAAGCGGATCATCGGCTCGCACTTCGCCAACTATCGCGAGTCGTGGGAGGCCAACCGGCTCATCGACAAGGGACACATCCATCCGACCCTTTCCAAGACCTACCCGCTCACCCAGACCGGCCAGGCCGCCTTCGACGTGCACAAGAACCTGCACCAGGGCAAGGTCGGCGTGCTGTGCCTGGCACCGGAGGAAGGGCTCGGAGTCCGCGACGAAGAGAAGCGAGCGCGACACCTCGACCGCATCCGGACGTTCCGAGGCGTGTAA